Proteins encoded together in one Triticum dicoccoides isolate Atlit2015 ecotype Zavitan chromosome 7B, WEW_v2.0, whole genome shotgun sequence window:
- the LOC119337377 gene encoding uncharacterized protein LOC119337377 — protein MEERAEEIDLSKPRLRAMGKKLPPSTPTAGRRRKGPSLAPLSACKRRRTPEASGWASLPTDIVHLVASRLLADDVVDYIVFRAVCSGWRSCTSDARDPTLSRPDLWPRGWVALCDGDGVRPDDAGEIGFFHTRTARRLRVRLPELRRHRIVGFTQGLIILLNKRTAAVRVLHPFTRGVVDLPSLVPVFHDAVRNRSSMLDMNAAVCSASATSIAVVAWFPWTRVVIGAEAGRPAWEVLHRGLFLRSILPFQGRLYATVAMGGSMKIIQLYPRSPHPVLAHVPNDFGVLDLCSYFLVESGGRVLLAVHHLTAQNCGMEPFQQNAYKLFALDIDHGELIPVNCLGGHALFLNRDRCLSVSARDLPSVSSNSIYFSLHRDPVVVHSVRTGFSEQLAVSCQIHDGKDRIRPSVRPFTIADHLLTYCHPHEWTKGLMFHEYHSIPESFEELRKNIKAKDSELWIPRFAVC, from the exons ATGGAGGAGAGGGCGGAGGAGATCGATCTGAGCAAGCCGAGGCTGCGCGCGATGGGGAAAAAGCTACCCCCTTCTACTCCGACGGCGGGAAGGCGGCGCAAAGGTCCCTCCTTGGCCCCGCTCTCCGCCTGCAAGCGCCGGCGGACCCCTGAGGCAAGCGGCTGGGCTTCCCTCCCCACCGATATAGTCCACCTTGTCGCCAGCCGCCTGCTGGCCGACGACGTGGTGGACTACATCGTCTTCCGGGCCGTCTGCTCCGGCTGGCGCAGCTGCACGAGCGACGCGCGCGACCCCACCCTGAGCAGACCGGACCTCTGGCCGCGCGGCTGGGTCGCCCTCTGCGACGGCGACGGGGTACGCCCGGACGACGCCGGCGAGATCGGCTTCTTCCACACGCGGACGGCcaggcgcctccgcgtccgcctgcCGGAGCTCCGGCGCCACAGGATCGTCGGCTTCACCCAGGGACTGATCATTCTTCTGAACAAACGCACCGCCGCCGTCCGGGTGCTGCATCCCTTCACGCGGGGCGTGGTCGACCTCCCGTCCCTCGTCCCCGTGTTCCATGACGCGGTCAGGAACCGGAGCTCCATGCTTGACATGAACGCCGCGGTCTGCAGCGCGTCCGCGACCTCCATTGCCGTGGTGGCATGGTTCCCGTGGACCCGGGTGGTGATCGGCGCCGAGGCTGGCCGCCCCGCTTGGGAGGTCCTCCACCGAGGGCTTTTCCTTAGGAGCATCTTGCCCTTCCAAGGAAGGCTTTACGCCACCGTCGCCATGGGTGGCTCAATGAAGATCATACAGCTGTACCCGAGATCACCCCACCCTGTGCTTGCTCATGTTCCAAATGATTTTGGTGTTCTGGACCTATGCAGCTACTTCCTCGTGGAGTCCGGTGGGCGAGTGCTGCTTGCCGTCCACCATTTAACTGCACAAAATTGTGGCATGGAGCCCTTCCAGCAAAATGCCTATAAGCTCTTTGCGTTGGACATCGATCACGGTGAGCTGATCCCAGTGAACTGCCTCGGTGGCCACGCGCTGTTCCTCAACAGGGATCGGTGCCTGTCTGTTTCGGCCAGGGACCTCCCATCTGTCAGCAGCAACTCCATTTACTTCTCTTTGCACCGTGACCCTGTTGTGGTGCACTCGGTAAGGACAGGTTTCTCTGAGCAGCTAGCAGTGTCATGCCAAATACATGACGGGAAGGATAGGATCCGACCCTCCGTGCGCCCTTTCACCATTGCTGACCATCTTCTAACCTACTGCCATCCTCATGAGTG GACAAAAGGACTCATGTTTCATGAGTACCACTCTATACCTGAATCTTTCGAGGAATTGAGGAAGAACATCAAGGCAAAAGATTCTGAACTATGGATTCCTCGCTTTGCAGTTTGTTGA